The Desmonostoc muscorum LEGE 12446 genome includes a region encoding these proteins:
- the proC gene encoding pyrroline-5-carboxylate reductase: MTIKFGLIGGGVMGESLLSRLIARGIYQSSEVIVSEPLPSRQEFLKQQYKVAVTIDSSEVFSQAKEVVFLAVKPQVFSTIAQELAHIDILNIEHPPLIISILAGVSLSQLEAAFIQLPVIRAMPNTPATVGAGVTAICLGAYTNQKHYQIAHQVFSAVGEVVEVSEVLMDAVTGLSGSGPAYVALLVEALADGGVAAGLPRVIANQLALQTVLGTAKLLQETKMHPAELKDRVTSPGGTTIAGIAKLEKAGFRSALIEAVKAATERSQELGK, translated from the coding sequence ATGACTATTAAATTTGGCTTAATTGGTGGTGGGGTAATGGGAGAATCGCTATTATCCCGCCTTATCGCACGGGGAATTTATCAATCCTCAGAAGTCATAGTTAGTGAACCCCTACCCTCACGCCAGGAATTTTTAAAACAGCAGTATAAAGTTGCTGTAACGATAGACAGTAGCGAAGTTTTCAGCCAAGCAAAAGAAGTTGTGTTTTTGGCAGTGAAACCGCAGGTGTTTAGTACTATCGCTCAAGAATTAGCACATATTGATATTCTGAATATAGAACACCCACCGTTGATTATTTCAATCTTGGCGGGTGTATCTTTAAGTCAGTTGGAAGCTGCGTTTATCCAATTGCCAGTAATCAGAGCCATGCCCAACACCCCAGCAACAGTGGGAGCAGGAGTTACCGCCATTTGTTTGGGTGCATACACCAACCAGAAGCATTACCAAATAGCACATCAAGTTTTTTCTGCTGTGGGGGAAGTCGTAGAAGTTTCAGAAGTCCTGATGGACGCAGTTACAGGGCTATCTGGTAGCGGCCCGGCTTACGTGGCGCTGTTGGTAGAAGCACTTGCTGATGGCGGAGTAGCCGCAGGTTTACCCAGAGTCATTGCCAATCAACTAGCCTTGCAAACAGTACTGGGAACAGCGAAACTGTTGCAAGAAACCAAAATGCACCCAGCAGAACTCAAAGATCGCGTTACCAGTCCTGGTGGTACAACAATCGCTGGGATTGCCAAGCTAGAAAAGGCAGGATTTCGCTCAGCTTTAATTGAAGCAGTAAAAGCTGCCACAGAGCGATCGCAAGAGCTGGGAAAATAG
- the der gene encoding ribosome biogenesis GTPase Der has product MGLPIVAIIGRPNVGKSTLVNRLAGEQTAIVHDEPGVTRDRTYMDAYWSDREFLVVDTGGLVFNDDTEFLPLIRQQAMTALREASAAIFVVDGQTGPTTADQEIASWLRQQPVPVLLAVNKCESPDQGLIQAAEFWELGLGEPYPVSAIHGSGTGDLLDELINHIPVAGEIPETNEIKVAIVGRPNVGKSSLLNSFVGEERAIVSPISGTTRDAIDTVVERDGQTYRLIDTAGIRKKKQIEYGTEFFSINRAFKAIRRADVVLLILDALDGVTEQDQKLAGRIVDEGRACIIVVNKWDAVEKDSYTIYDYEKSLQARLHFTEWAETIFVSAVSGQRVEKILDLVKTAAESHKRRVSTSVINEVLTDAVSWHSPPASRSGRQGKIYYGTQVSSQPPTIALFVNDAKRFNDNYRRYIERQFRQQLGFKGTPIRLLWRSKKVRDVESGNLNRATRV; this is encoded by the coding sequence ATGGGACTGCCAATTGTTGCTATTATCGGACGCCCAAATGTGGGCAAATCTACCCTGGTTAATCGTCTCGCCGGGGAACAAACGGCGATTGTCCATGATGAACCAGGAGTGACACGCGATCGCACTTACATGGATGCTTACTGGAGCGATCGCGAATTTTTAGTGGTAGACACTGGTGGCTTAGTTTTTAACGACGATACTGAATTTCTACCACTGATTCGCCAACAGGCAATGACAGCCCTAAGAGAAGCGAGTGCTGCAATTTTTGTAGTCGATGGTCAAACAGGCCCGACAACGGCAGACCAAGAAATTGCTAGTTGGTTGCGTCAACAACCCGTACCCGTGCTACTAGCTGTCAATAAATGTGAATCCCCAGATCAAGGCCTAATCCAAGCTGCTGAATTTTGGGAATTGGGATTGGGCGAACCTTATCCCGTCTCCGCAATTCATGGAAGTGGCACAGGAGATTTACTCGACGAATTAATTAATCACATCCCCGTTGCGGGAGAAATCCCAGAAACTAACGAAATCAAAGTTGCAATTGTGGGACGCCCAAATGTGGGCAAATCCAGTTTGCTCAATTCTTTCGTCGGCGAAGAAAGGGCAATTGTCAGCCCGATTTCTGGTACAACCCGCGATGCAATTGATACCGTTGTTGAACGTGACGGACAAACTTATCGCTTGATTGACACCGCCGGCATTCGCAAAAAGAAACAGATAGAATACGGCACAGAATTCTTTAGTATTAACCGGGCTTTCAAAGCGATTCGTCGCGCTGACGTGGTTTTATTAATACTTGATGCCTTAGATGGAGTCACAGAGCAAGACCAAAAATTAGCCGGGCGGATTGTCGATGAAGGTCGAGCTTGCATCATCGTGGTTAATAAGTGGGATGCTGTGGAGAAAGATTCTTACACAATCTACGACTACGAAAAAAGTCTGCAAGCGCGGTTACATTTTACCGAATGGGCAGAAACAATCTTTGTGAGTGCCGTATCCGGACAAAGAGTAGAAAAGATTCTCGATTTAGTGAAAACAGCGGCGGAATCACACAAACGTCGTGTTAGCACATCAGTGATTAACGAAGTATTAACAGATGCTGTGAGCTGGCATTCACCGCCAGCATCTCGTAGTGGGCGTCAAGGCAAGATTTATTATGGTACACAAGTAAGTAGCCAACCACCAACCATCGCCTTATTTGTCAACGATGCCAAACGCTTCAACGACAACTACCGCCGCTACATTGAGCGACAATTCCGGCAACAGCTAGGATTTAAAGGTACTCCCATTCGTTTACTTTGGCGGAGTAAAAAAGTTCGTGATGTTGAAAGTGGTAATCTTAATCGAGCAACACGCGTTTAA
- a CDS encoding YggS family pyridoxal phosphate-dependent enzyme, giving the protein MNTSIYERIVTIQSSLPTSVRLIAVSKQVSAEAIRSAYVAGIRDFGESRIQEAAVKQAQLQDLSDITWHFIGHLQSNKAKKAIEQFQWIHSVDNLKLAVRLDQLAQELGVSPQICLQVKILPDPNKSGWSVAELLADLPALNQCKTLQIQGLMTIPPSGLDDPEILSVFNRCRELAKEIQEQNWSHIKMQHLSMGMSGDYELAVQAGATMVRLGTILFGDRL; this is encoded by the coding sequence ATGAACACTTCGATTTACGAACGTATTGTTACCATTCAGTCCTCACTGCCAACTTCAGTCAGATTGATTGCCGTAAGCAAACAAGTTTCTGCTGAGGCGATTCGATCTGCCTATGTCGCAGGAATTCGTGATTTTGGGGAGAGTCGTATCCAAGAAGCCGCCGTTAAACAAGCCCAGTTGCAAGACTTATCGGATATTACTTGGCACTTTATTGGGCATTTGCAAAGCAATAAAGCCAAAAAAGCCATTGAACAATTCCAGTGGATTCACTCCGTGGATAATTTAAAACTGGCAGTGCGCCTAGATCAATTGGCGCAAGAGCTAGGAGTGAGTCCCCAGATTTGTTTGCAAGTGAAAATTCTGCCCGATCCTAACAAGTCGGGTTGGAGTGTGGCAGAACTTTTGGCTGATTTACCCGCCCTCAATCAATGCAAAACTTTACAAATTCAAGGTTTGATGACAATTCCACCTTCAGGATTGGATGATCCGGAAATTCTGAGTGTGTTTAATCGATGTCGTGAACTGGCAAAAGAAATCCAAGAGCAAAACTGGTCGCACATTAAAATGCAGCACCTATCTATGGGTATGTCAGGCGACTACGAACTGGCAGTGCAAGCAGGTGCAACGATGGTACGATTAGGAACCATCTTGTTTGGCGATCGCCTTTAG
- the pipX gene encoding transcriptional coactivator PipX, translating to MNPENAETYINHPTWGLLYKICMVDENQDLFTTLYAQRLFFLVANDIKGVKFQPIGRTEARMMLENRLRTLRRSGQSQEYDQLQSVFQRTFQ from the coding sequence ATGAATCCTGAAAACGCAGAAACTTACATAAATCATCCAACTTGGGGTTTACTTTACAAGATCTGTATGGTTGATGAGAACCAGGATCTATTCACGACACTTTATGCCCAGCGTTTGTTTTTTTTGGTGGCAAATGACATTAAAGGTGTTAAGTTCCAGCCCATAGGACGCACCGAAGCTAGAATGATGTTGGAAAATCGCTTGCGTACTCTGCGTCGCAGTGGGCAATCTCAGGAGTACGATCAGCTTCAGAGTGTTTTCCAACGCACCTTCCAATGA
- a CDS encoding cell division protein SepF, translating to MNNIFSKLRDFVGLNEQVEYEYYEEEPDTDNNYQNLYQQENPQPAPQETPATQNRRWREPVPTMGEEIAAGSKPMGNVIGMPGAINGISEVLVLEPRTFEEMPQAIQALRERKSVVLNLTIMDPDQAQRAVDFVAGGTYALDGHQERIGESIFLFTPSCVQVSTQGGVLHEVPQPPARPSRPTGSTSTNQNWGNEPNRMAQ from the coding sequence ATGAACAACATCTTTTCCAAACTCAGGGACTTTGTAGGTCTAAATGAGCAAGTGGAATACGAATATTACGAAGAAGAACCAGATACAGACAATAATTACCAAAATCTGTATCAACAAGAAAATCCCCAGCCAGCACCACAAGAAACCCCAGCAACTCAAAATCGACGTTGGCGGGAACCAGTGCCTACAATGGGAGAAGAGATAGCAGCAGGGTCAAAGCCAATGGGGAATGTGATTGGTATGCCAGGAGCAATTAACGGAATTTCGGAAGTTTTAGTACTCGAACCACGCACCTTTGAAGAAATGCCCCAGGCAATTCAAGCGCTGCGAGAACGCAAGTCAGTGGTATTAAATCTGACAATCATGGACCCAGATCAAGCTCAGCGAGCAGTAGATTTTGTCGCAGGTGGTACTTACGCCCTCGATGGACATCAAGAGCGCATCGGTGAGAGCATCTTTTTGTTTACGCCAAGCTGTGTACAAGTTAGCACCCAAGGTGGGGTTCTTCATGAAGTACCGCAACCTCCAGCCCGTCCTTCTCGTCCCACAGGTTCTACATCTACAAATCAAAATTGGGGCAACGAACCGAATCGGATGGCACAATAA
- a CDS encoding anthranilate synthase component I, producing MTKAWYWRSLPLEKRTGSEIFAALFRPTTAKGIATLLESPYPTPIEHPQLSRYSICAGAPRLVDGIAQMWTPGVGQVFSFLEKLLQQKDEGDEEVISPPAPLPPAPSSPPPHLPFSGGWLGWLGYDVAWEIEELPATKIDPLPFPVAFWYEPDCFAVLDHAEQILWLAASDSSGLNELEKKLVNEDANRDIQGEVLNEFSASPCPRVPASSSPPLFLTSQSDYETAVNQAKKYIQAGDIFQTNLSLRFQASTAASGWEIYQTLQKINPSPFASYWQTPWGEVMSCSPERLVLLQNRQAETRPIAGTRSRGATPQQDMQLAQDLLSNTKERAEHIMLVDLERNDLGRVCEWGSVVVDELLTIERYSHVMHLVSNIKGTLKGESTTIDLIRATFPGGTITGCPKIRCMEIIEELEPVRRSLFYGSCGYLDWRGNLDLNILIRTLLLAPENEGGGDEGAGGDEGAGGAGREITFSSSSSPSSPHAPLNIVWGQVGAGIVADSDPEREWYESLHKAQAQLAALKILNNQ from the coding sequence ATGACCAAGGCTTGGTATTGGCGATCGCTACCCTTAGAAAAGCGCACAGGTTCCGAAATTTTTGCTGCCTTGTTTCGCCCCACCACCGCAAAGGGAATTGCTACCTTACTGGAAAGTCCCTACCCAACGCCAATCGAGCATCCCCAACTCAGTCGATATTCTATCTGTGCAGGCGCTCCCCGACTAGTCGATGGCATCGCACAAATGTGGACACCAGGAGTAGGACAGGTTTTTTCCTTCCTAGAAAAATTGTTGCAGCAAAAGGATGAGGGAGATGAGGAAGTAATTTCTCCCCCTGCCCCCCTACCCCCTGCTCCCTCATCTCCCCCACCTCACCTCCCCTTCAGCGGTGGTTGGCTGGGTTGGCTGGGCTATGATGTCGCATGGGAAATTGAAGAGCTACCCGCTACTAAAATTGATCCCCTGCCATTTCCCGTAGCTTTTTGGTACGAACCAGATTGTTTTGCCGTTTTAGATCACGCCGAACAAATTCTTTGGTTAGCGGCCAGCGATTCTAGTGGACTCAATGAATTAGAGAAAAAATTAGTAAACGAAGATGCAAATAGGGACATACAGGGAGAGGTTCTGAATGAATTCTCCGCGTCCCCGTGTCCCCGTGTCCCCGCATCTTCTTCTCCTCCTCTTTTTTTGACATCGCAGTCAGATTATGAAACAGCTGTCAACCAGGCGAAAAAATATATTCAAGCTGGAGACATTTTTCAGACAAATCTTTCATTGCGATTTCAAGCGTCTACAGCAGCTTCTGGTTGGGAAATTTACCAAACCTTGCAAAAAATCAATCCTTCTCCCTTTGCCAGCTATTGGCAAACGCCTTGGGGAGAAGTGATGAGTTGTTCGCCGGAACGCTTGGTATTGTTGCAAAATCGACAAGCCGAAACCAGGCCGATCGCCGGGACGCGATCGCGTGGCGCAACCCCACAACAAGATATGCAACTGGCACAAGATTTACTTAGCAACACCAAAGAACGTGCAGAACACATCATGCTCGTGGATTTGGAACGCAATGATTTAGGCCGAGTTTGTGAATGGGGAAGTGTTGTTGTAGACGAATTGCTGACAATTGAACGATATAGCCATGTGATGCATCTTGTCAGCAACATCAAAGGTACTTTAAAAGGCGAATCTACCACCATTGATTTGATTCGCGCCACCTTCCCAGGTGGCACAATTACAGGTTGTCCCAAAATCCGTTGCATGGAAATTATCGAAGAACTAGAACCTGTGCGACGCAGCTTATTCTACGGTTCCTGCGGCTATTTAGATTGGCGCGGTAATTTAGACTTAAATATATTAATCCGCACCCTGCTATTGGCCCCTGAGAATGAAGGTGGGGGAGATGAGGGAGCAGGGGGAGATGAGGGAGCAGGGGGAGCGGGGAGAGAAATTACTTTCTCATCCTCCTCATCTCCCTCATCCCCCCACGCCCCACTCAACATCGTCTGGGGACAAGTTGGCGCGGGAATTGTCGCAGACAGCGATCCTGAGAGAGAATGGTATGAATCTCTGCACAAAGCTCAGGCACAGCTAGCAGCGCTGAAAATCTTGAATAATCAATGA
- a CDS encoding energy-coupling factor transporter transmembrane component T family protein has protein sequence MDLLRSLPLGLYLEQPQTWLHKIDPRVKFAWLMSFLTSYILANNFWRVLLVVILIFATLFARIPLRVWRQQMGWLLMLSFFVLAIAAMSPDAMGVDYQPRLPANEQILTQPANSNNVVEQQASVRQKYSYVLFEKGLVRVTRRSLDLGISLSTIIFTVIYSTNLYLLTTAPEEITSGIESLMQPLRRLKLPVTEITLTLTLSLRFIPLVLEEVQNLFRSVMTRAINWKKLGLKGAFKVWMTVAERLLDNLLLRAEQMANAMMVRGFTSPNEHRVQWHDLRLKALDWFAIATLVLFWGIRLAVGTKV, from the coding sequence ATGGATTTACTGCGATCGCTACCACTTGGACTTTATTTAGAACAACCACAAACTTGGTTGCATAAAATCGATCCGCGAGTCAAGTTTGCCTGGTTGATGAGTTTTTTAACCAGCTATATATTAGCTAACAACTTTTGGCGTGTGCTGCTGGTGGTAATATTGATTTTTGCTACCTTATTTGCCAGGATTCCCCTACGAGTATGGCGCCAGCAAATGGGTTGGCTATTAATGCTATCGTTTTTTGTTCTGGCGATCGCAGCCATGAGTCCCGATGCAATGGGTGTAGACTATCAGCCACGCCTACCAGCAAACGAACAAATATTAACCCAGCCAGCAAACTCGAATAATGTTGTTGAACAACAAGCAAGCGTCCGCCAAAAATACAGCTACGTGCTATTTGAGAAAGGCCTAGTCAGAGTAACTCGCCGCTCCTTGGATTTGGGAATCAGTCTGAGTACGATTATATTTACTGTGATTTACAGCACCAACCTGTATCTATTGACAACCGCACCAGAAGAAATTACATCTGGCATAGAAAGCTTAATGCAACCCTTGCGGCGTCTGAAATTGCCTGTTACAGAAATTACTTTAACTTTAACTTTATCTTTGCGCTTTATTCCCTTAGTTTTAGAAGAAGTACAAAACTTATTTCGCTCTGTAATGACAAGGGCAATTAATTGGAAAAAGCTGGGATTAAAAGGAGCATTTAAGGTTTGGATGACAGTGGCAGAGAGATTGTTAGACAATCTGCTCTTGAGAGCTGAACAAATGGCGAATGCAATGATGGTAAGGGGTTTTACCAGTCCCAACGAACATCGGGTGCAGTGGCACGACTTACGATTAAAAGCCCTTGACTGGTTTGCTATTGCAACTTTAGTCTTATTCTGGGGAATACGGCTAGCTGTAGGAACTAAAGTCTAA
- a CDS encoding PRC-barrel domain-containing protein — MTSEQIIRRSDILNTQVITRDNGKRLGIVSQVWVDIDQREVVALGLRDSLISISGIPRYMYLNTINQIGDVILVDNEDVIEDIEVESLSNLINWEVITETGEVLGKVRGFKFNGETGKLDSIVIASLGLPQIPDQFLSTYEFSVDEIVSTGPNRLIVFEGAEERVNQLTVGLLERLGIGKAPWERDEEAEYGYTPPRQVAPSNQLPSGVPLQPPKARVRAPEPVAREEEWTEDYVEEVRPQRQVMKARQYESIQYEEDDEEDNWSEATGSDRYKQPLKPEPQPYTKPYAEDYDDYDDLESDAWEDAPKPVNIPKKVKERQPEYEEEGGY, encoded by the coding sequence ATGACCTCTGAACAAATAATTAGGCGTTCCGACATATTAAATACCCAGGTAATTACCCGCGACAACGGCAAACGGCTAGGCATTGTCAGTCAAGTTTGGGTAGATATCGATCAGCGAGAGGTTGTGGCTCTTGGTTTGCGAGACAGCCTGATCTCTATTTCGGGCATACCGCGCTATATGTACCTCAACACCATCAACCAAATTGGTGATGTCATCTTAGTTGATAACGAAGATGTAATTGAAGATATCGAAGTTGAATCTCTCAGCAACCTAATCAACTGGGAAGTAATCACAGAAACAGGCGAAGTATTAGGCAAAGTTCGGGGCTTCAAATTCAACGGCGAAACAGGTAAACTTGATTCTATAGTTATTGCCTCATTAGGATTGCCCCAAATTCCCGACCAATTTTTGAGTACTTACGAGTTCTCAGTGGATGAAATTGTCAGCACAGGCCCAAATCGGTTGATTGTGTTTGAGGGAGCCGAAGAACGGGTGAACCAGTTGACAGTCGGTTTACTAGAGCGTTTGGGTATCGGCAAAGCACCGTGGGAGCGAGATGAAGAAGCAGAATACGGCTATACTCCACCACGCCAAGTTGCACCAAGCAATCAACTGCCAAGTGGAGTACCATTACAGCCACCCAAGGCTAGAGTCCGCGCCCCCGAACCTGTAGCCAGGGAAGAAGAATGGACAGAAGACTATGTGGAAGAAGTCAGGCCACAACGTCAAGTGATGAAGGCGCGGCAGTATGAGTCTATTCAATATGAAGAAGACGATGAAGAAGATAACTGGAGTGAAGCAACAGGTAGCGACAGATATAAACAACCGCTAAAGCCTGAACCCCAGCCTTATACTAAGCCATACGCTGAAGATTACGATGATTATGACGACTTAGAAAGCGATGCTTGGGAAGATGCGCCAAAGCCAGTGAATATCCCCAAGAAAGTCAAAGAAAGACAGCCAGAATACGAAGAAGAAGGCGGATATTAA
- a CDS encoding DEAD/DEAH box helicase — protein sequence MNYPAPSPELDLRSIFPFELDQFQKDAIASLNAGRSVVVCAPTGSGKTLVGEYAIYRALSRGKRVFYTTPLKALSNQKLRDFREKFGFDLVGLLTGDASINRDAPILVMTTEIFRNMLYGTPIGQVGISLVDVDAVVLDECHYMNDRQRGTVWEESIIYCPREVQLAALSATVANSDQLTDWLNRVHGPTDLIYSDFRPVPLEFHFCNPKGLFPLLNDSKTKINPRLANRGKRKQGDRGKAGRPEAPGLIYTLSHLQQRDMLPAIYFIFSRRGCDKAVAEVGDLWLVNNEESQILREQIDDFLNRNPEAGRSGQIAPLYRGIAAHHAGILPAWKALVEELFQQGLIKVVFATETLAAGINMPARTTVISTLSKRTDTGHRLLNASEFLQMAGRAGRRGMDKQGHVVTVQTPFEGSKEAAYLATSKPDPLVSQFTPSYGMVLNLLQTHTLEQARELIERSFGQYMATLHLRPEYDEIAELQAELAQLHEQIAAVDENELAVYEKLRQRLKVERQILKTLQEQAQLDRQEQLAMMLGFAVSGTLLSLKGKNIPVSTPITAVLVGKTPGSGDDPYLVCLGHDNRWYVASTGDVVDLYAELPRVEVPPEVLPPAEMSLKPGQSLLGSQETFAIATRIPNPVESLYMAPEVAEQLSRVTAIQEQVETHPVHLSGSVATIFKRRARYVELEAELEELQGTVEQQSQRHWEEFVNLIAILQHFGALDNLVPTQLGQMAAAIRGENELWLGLVFASGELDNLDPHHLAAAAAALVTETPRPDSKVNFDLSNEVAEALAKLRGIRRQMFQLQRRYNVALPIWLEFELIALVEQWALGMEWIELCNNTTLDEGDVVRILRRTLDLLSQIPHVPHLPDSFQRNAYRAMQLIDRFPVNEVVE from the coding sequence GTGAATTATCCCGCGCCGTCTCCTGAACTTGACCTGAGGTCGATATTTCCCTTTGAACTGGATCAGTTCCAGAAGGATGCGATCGCATCCCTCAACGCTGGACGTTCCGTAGTTGTATGTGCGCCTACAGGTTCGGGCAAAACATTAGTAGGGGAATACGCCATTTATCGTGCCTTGTCACGAGGGAAACGTGTGTTTTACACTACTCCCCTGAAGGCGCTGTCGAATCAAAAATTACGTGACTTTCGAGAAAAATTCGGGTTTGATTTGGTGGGACTGTTAACTGGAGATGCTTCCATTAACAGGGATGCACCAATTTTGGTGATGACCACAGAAATTTTCCGAAATATGCTCTATGGTACACCCATTGGGCAAGTCGGCATTTCATTAGTAGACGTTGACGCAGTGGTGCTGGACGAGTGCCACTACATGAACGATCGCCAACGCGGTACAGTTTGGGAAGAATCAATCATCTACTGTCCCCGTGAAGTTCAACTGGCAGCCCTTTCAGCAACAGTTGCCAATAGCGATCAACTCACCGATTGGCTAAATCGTGTCCACGGACCAACAGACCTGATTTACTCCGATTTTCGCCCAGTACCTTTGGAATTTCACTTTTGCAATCCCAAAGGATTATTTCCGCTGTTGAATGACAGCAAAACCAAAATTAACCCCCGTCTGGCTAATCGGGGCAAAAGGAAACAAGGCGATCGCGGGAAAGCTGGTAGACCAGAGGCTCCCGGCTTAATTTATACCTTGAGCCACTTACAGCAACGGGATATGCTACCAGCCATTTACTTTATCTTCAGCCGCCGGGGATGTGATAAAGCAGTGGCAGAAGTGGGTGATTTATGGCTGGTAAATAATGAAGAGTCCCAAATTTTACGGGAACAAATTGATGATTTTTTAAACCGTAATCCGGAAGCCGGACGTTCTGGACAAATTGCCCCCCTGTACCGGGGAATTGCTGCCCACCACGCCGGGATTTTACCTGCATGGAAAGCATTGGTAGAAGAACTATTTCAGCAAGGGCTAATTAAAGTCGTATTCGCCACCGAGACACTGGCGGCGGGAATTAATATGCCTGCCCGGACAACAGTAATTTCTACTCTTTCCAAGCGTACTGACACTGGACACCGCCTCCTGAACGCTTCCGAATTCCTACAAATGGCAGGACGTGCAGGCCGCCGGGGAATGGATAAACAAGGTCATGTGGTGACGGTGCAAACTCCCTTTGAAGGATCTAAAGAAGCGGCATATTTGGCCACATCCAAGCCAGATCCTCTAGTCAGCCAGTTTACGCCTAGTTACGGCATGGTACTCAACTTGCTGCAAACCCATACCTTAGAGCAAGCCAGAGAACTCATAGAACGCAGTTTTGGGCAGTACATGGCGACCTTACATTTAAGGCCAGAATACGATGAAATTGCCGAACTGCAAGCAGAGTTAGCGCAATTACACGAGCAAATCGCAGCCGTTGATGAAAATGAACTGGCTGTTTATGAGAAATTGCGGCAACGCTTGAAAGTAGAACGCCAAATATTAAAAACCCTGCAAGAACAAGCCCAGCTAGATAGACAAGAACAATTGGCGATGATGTTGGGCTTTGCAGTGTCAGGAACTCTGTTGAGTCTCAAAGGCAAAAATATTCCAGTGTCTACACCTATAACCGCAGTGTTGGTGGGAAAAACGCCTGGTTCTGGTGATGATCCTTACTTGGTATGCTTGGGACACGATAACCGTTGGTATGTGGCAAGTACAGGGGATGTCGTGGATTTGTATGCTGAATTGCCACGAGTTGAAGTACCACCTGAAGTGCTACCACCAGCAGAAATGTCCTTAAAACCGGGACAGTCACTCCTTGGTAGTCAAGAAACATTTGCGATCGCCACTCGCATTCCCAATCCGGTAGAGTCTTTATATATGGCGCCAGAAGTAGCCGAACAACTCAGCCGTGTTACCGCCATCCAAGAGCAAGTAGAAACTCATCCCGTACATCTATCAGGCAGTGTGGCAACGATTTTCAAACGCCGGGCCCGCTATGTCGAACTAGAAGCTGAACTCGAAGAGTTGCAAGGTACAGTAGAGCAACAGTCACAACGTCATTGGGAAGAGTTTGTCAATTTAATCGCAATTCTGCAACACTTTGGCGCATTGGATAACTTAGTGCCCACACAACTAGGGCAAATGGCTGCTGCCATCCGGGGTGAAAATGAATTGTGGCTGGGTTTAGTATTCGCTAGCGGTGAATTGGACAACTTAGATCCGCACCATTTAGCCGCCGCCGCTGCCGCTTTGGTGACAGAAACTCCCCGTCCAGATAGTAAGGTTAACTTTGACCTCAGTAATGAAGTCGCAGAAGCCTTGGCAAAATTGCGCGGAATTCGTCGTCAAATGTTCCAACTACAACGGCGATATAACGTAGCATTACCTATATGGTTGGAATTTGAGTTAATTGCCCTAGTGGAACAATGGGCGCTAGGTATGGAGTGGATAGAACTATGCAACAACACCACTTTGGATGAAGGCGATGTGGTGAGAATTTTACGGCGGACATTGGATTTATTATCGCAGATACCCCATGTTCCCCATTTGCCAGACTCTTTCCAACGTAATGCTTATCGGGCAATGCAACTGATTGATAGATTCCCTGTGAATGAAGTGGTTGAGTGA